A single genomic interval of Oryzias latipes chromosome 3, ASM223467v1 harbors:
- the csrp3 gene encoding cysteine and glycine-rich protein 3, translating to MPNWGGGASCAACMKTVYHAEEIQCNGRSFHKTCFICMSCRKGLDSTTVAAHDSEIYCKTCYGKKYGPKGYGYGQGAGALSSDPAGPEEDLQPQESKPRPVSSNPSTNKLSQKLGGSDHCPRCSKAVYAAEKVMGAGKAWHKTCFRCALCGKSLESTTVTDKDGELYCKVCYAKNFGPKGFGLGNAAMLEERE from the exons ATGCCTAACTGGGGAGGAGGAGCTTCCTGTGCAGCCTGTATGAAGACTGTGTACCATGCTGAGGAGATCCAGTGCAATGGGAGGAGCTTCCACAAAACCTGCTTCATCTGCA TGAGTTGCAGAAAAGGGCTGGACAGTACCACCGTTGCAGCCCATGACTCAGAGATTTACTGCAAGACTTGTTATGGCAAGAAGTATGGACCAAAAGGCTATGGATACGGTCAAGGAGCAGGAGCTCTGAGCTCTGATCCTGCAGGACCGGAAGAAGACCTGCAGCCACAAGA ATCTAAGCCCCGTCCGGTCTCTTCCAACCCCAGCACCAATAAGCTTTCACAGAAGCTTGGGGGATCAGACCACTGCCCCCGCTGCTCCAAAGCTGTCTAcgcagcagagaaggtgatggGAGCAGGAAAG GCGTGGCATAAAACCTGCTTCCGCTGCGCTCTCTGTGGCAAAAGCCTGGAGTCGACCACAGTGACTGACAAGGATGGAGAGCTGTACTGCAAAG TTTGTTACGCAAAAAACTTTGGTCCAAAAGGCTTTGGATTAGGAaacgctgccatgttggaagAACGAGAGTGA
- the e2f8 gene encoding transcription factor E2F8: MGPLSTPKKGIEAGSVDPWTPTSNLKILISAASPEIRNREKELCLDPEDRDALDPTLDSENGEESEKMISRKDKSLGLLCRKFLARYPDYPKSALNDICLDDVATELNVERRRIYDIMNVLESLHMVSRSAKNRYSWHGRTKLEETLAILKQVGEEQRYGQQMQQIRQRLLEKEFESDGEEKENAVAAAVEDCEHGQKELYFVELPGVEFKAASVNSRKDKSLRVMSQKFVMLFLVSNPRVVSLDVAAKILIGEDHSADQDKNKFKTKVRRLYDIANVLRSLKLIEKVHVTEERGRKPAFEWVGPEEFPQIQKSMAEGRKKSVFQPCASVENCAKNLFSSTATKRSFTRHPSLIKLAKKIQDDRRKINSAPSSPVKCALSDCSNTGVPNKMAQLAAICKLELAQESIPAEIQPAAAERLWSPTSTDPPTAPPLVPQDPKAGAHPVTHTPLTRPTAGSFTYIPSQCSPLIPVILPQQHGSGPYAVYVHPSALRPNPQARPQPTSLAVRSMTFEEKTGHSPPDSYASKSPLVPAMADGSPSSLKRLFSDAASDSSPSKAKKPDPNCKDSSTKLGNILQAHLKSRRGGCLTSRPSPRALHLDPEFLNTPGGASTNQTLDQSLENLLDKDDRATNSDSEAGSTPVRTVPLISGQIHTETLLPAGYLIPISQQSFNYKEGCGGETSKAQTPTYIYQTPTAAATPPQAQEATPTSLCLHKPTASPHTVQHPHRLHSPSPAILNFTLQNLGLISGPGNATPTQQTPERSSTVLSPISTLQQRGLVFIKPGSPATIQQPVTLISVQQPLMSTPKGAALPQHSFFHTPVSLSPLAAMVTSSRQPATRTIYVPQRKLDVHPEDS; encoded by the exons ATGGGTCCCCTTTCCACACCTAAGAAGGGGATAGAAGCAGGTTCTGTTGATCCCTGGACTCCAACTTCCAACCTGAAAATACTCATCAGTGCTGCAAGTCCAGAGATCAGGAACAGAGAGAAAGAGCTGTGTTTGGACCCTGAGGATCGCGACGCTCTTGACCCGACGCTG GACTCTGAAAACGGAGAAGAATCAGAGAAAATGATCAGTAGAAAAGATAAAAGTCTTGGATTGCTGTGCCGTAAATTTCTGGCCCGGTACCCAGATTACCCCAAATCAGCCCTCAATGACATCTGCCTGGATGATGTGGCCACCGAACTGA ATGTAGAGCGCAGACGCATCTATGACATCATGAACGTGTTGGAAAGCCTTCATATGGTGAGCCGTTCTGCAAAGAACCGTTACTCCTGGCACGGCCGGACCAAGCTGGAGGAGACGCTGGCCATTTTGAAACAGGTTGGCGAGGAGCAGCGCTACGGCCAGCAGATGCAGCAGATCCGACAGCGCCTCCTGGAAAAGGAGTTTGAGTCTGATGGCGAGGAGAAGGAGAACGCGGTGGCGGCTGCCGTGGAGGACTGTGAGCACGGACAGAAAGAGCTTTACTTCGTAGAGCTTCCAGGAGTTGAGTTTAAAGCCG CCTctgtaaacagtagaaaagacaAATCTCTGAGGGTGATGAGTCAGAAATTCGTCATGCTCTTTCTGGTGTCAAACCCTCGAGTGGTTAGTCTGGACGTGGCGGCCAAGATCCTGATAGGAGAAGACCACTCAGCAGATCAGGACAAGAACAAGTTTAAGA CAAAAGTGCGGCGACTGTACGATATAGCGAATGTGCTGCGAAGCCTGAAGCTCATCGAAAAAGTTCACGTGACAGAAGAGCGGGGGAGGAAACCAGCCTTTGAATGGGTCGGCCCTGAAGAGTTTCCGCAAATTCAAA AATCCATGGCAGAAGGCAGGAAGAAAAGTGTGTTTCAGCCCTGCGCCTCCGTGGAAAACTGTGCCAAAAACCTCTTTTCATCCACTGCCACCAAGCGCAGCTTCACCCGGCACCCCTCCCTCATAAAGCTCGCCAAGAAAATCCAGGATGACCGGCGCAAGATCAACTCCGCCCCCAGCAGTCCTGTCAAATGTGCCCTCA GTGACTGTTCCAACACGGGTGTTCCTAATAAAATGGCTCAGCTTGCTGCTATCTGTAAGCTTGAACTGGCCCAGGAGTCAAT ACCTGCAGAAATTCAACCTGCAGCTGCTGAGAGGCTATGGTCACCCACTTCCACGGATCCACCTACGGCGCCTCCTTTAGTACCACAGGACCCTAAAGCCGGCGCCCACCCAGTCACCCACACGCCTCTAACCAGACCGACCGCTGGCTCCTTCACATATATCCCCTCACAGTGCTCGCCGCTGATTCCCGTCATCTTACCTCAGCAACATGGAAGTGGACCCTACGCCGTCTATGTGCACCCTTCCGCCCTCAGGCCCAATCCTCAGGCCAGGCCGCAGCCGACCAGCCTAGCTGTGCGCTCCATGACCTTTGAGGAGAAAACGGGCCACAGCCCACCTGATAGTTACGCATCTAAAAGCCCACTAGTTCCCGCCATGGCGGATGGGAGCCCCTCTTCCCTAAAACGGCTGTTTTCAGACGCCGCTTCGGACAGCAGCCCCTCAAAAGCCAAGAAACCTGACCCCAACTGTAAG GACTCGTCTACAAAGCTAGGCAACATCTTGCAGGCCCACCTGAAGTCCCGCCGTGGCGGCTGCCTCACCAGTCGTCCGTCGCCTCGCGCCCTCCACCTGGACCCAGAGTTTCTGAACACCCCCGGGGGGGCTTCAACCAATCAAACACTAGATCAGAGCTTGGAGAACCTCCTAGACAAAGACGACAGGGCGACCAACTCTGACAGCGAGGCTGGATCAACGCCGGTCCGAACAGTACCCCTCATCTCCGGACAAATCCACACTGAG ACACTACTCCCGGCAGGATACTTGATTCCAATTTCCCAGCAGTCCTTCAACTACAAGGAAGGCTGTGGAGGAGAGACCAGCAAGGCTCAAACTCCAACCTACATCTATCAAACTCCCACTGCAG CTGCAACACCTCCTCAAGCCCAGGAGGCGACGCCCACCAGCCTTTGTCTGCACAAACCCACTGCTTCCCCCCACACCGTGCAGCACCCCCACCGTCTGCACAGCCCCAGCCCCGCCATCCTGAACTTCACCCTGCAGAACCTGGGCCTGATCTCCGGTCCCGGAAATGCCACGCCCACCCAGCAGACTCCAGAGCGCTCCAGCACCGTATTGAGTCCCATCTCTACGCTACAGCAGCGGGGGCTGGTCTTCATCAAGCCCGGATCCCCCGCGACCATCCAGCAGCCTGTGACCCTGATCAGTGTGCAGCAG CCTTTGATGAGCACCCCGAAAGGAGCTGCCCTCCCCCAGCACAGCTTCTTCCACACGCCGGTTTCCCTCTCGCCTCTGGCTGCCATGGTAACCAGCAGCAGACAGCCAGCAACCCGGACTATTTACGTCCCGCAGAGGAAGCTGGACGTCCATCCGGAGGATTCCTGA